One genomic segment of Lampris incognitus isolate fLamInc1 chromosome 2, fLamInc1.hap2, whole genome shotgun sequence includes these proteins:
- the LOC130108305 gene encoding leucine-rich repeat-containing protein 3-like codes for MCTGWCQERRVGGRWERRSRSGRVGDLHSWLCTFLWFSTLWGLGFPQCPESCQCASDTATVLCSDAGLQEVPEGIPPNTVSLHLERNYIRSLPESAFSELVHLRDLYLSHNRIESLASGALRHLGPELRLLDLSHNQLRQASREEFGATRAKTRLYHNPWHCDCPLQELMETLNLEPETVNGIVCESSVRGAGEGSRWEDPGSQGEHAGQPLVRLLDSGVNFCSLQRKTTDVAMLVTMFVWFSLVIVYVVYYVRQNQAEARRHLEYLKSLPSPRKSPTETDTLSTGF; via the coding sequence ATGTGCACTGGCTGGTGTCAGGAGAGACGTGTCGGTGGCCGCTGGGAAAGAAGGAGCAGAAGCGGCAGAGTTGGAGATCTCCATTCATGGCTGTGCACCTTCCTTTGGTTCTCTACTCTGTGGGGCTTGGGGTTCCCCCAGTGCCCTGAAAGCTGCCAGTGTGCTTCAGACACAGCCACAGTTCTCTGCTCAGATGCAGGCCTCCAGGAAGTGCCTGAGGGGATCCCCCCAAACACAGTGTCCCTCCACCTGGAGCGCAACTACATCCGTAGCCTTCCTGAGAGCGCCTTCAGCGAGCTGGTCCACCTGCGTGACCTGTACCTCTCTCATAACCGCATCGAGTCGCTCGCCTCAGGGGCCCTGCGGCACTTGGGGCCTGAGCTGCGCCTGCTGGACCTCTCCCATAACCAGCTGAGGCAGGCCAGTCGGGAGGAGTTCGGCGCCACGCGGGCCAAAACCCGGCTCTATCACAACCCCTGGCACTGTGACTGCCCCCTGCAGGAGCTGATGGAGACGCTCAACCTGGAGCCCGAGACCGTGAATGGGATCGTGTGCGAGAGCTCAGTGCGGGGGGCAGGGGAGGGGAGCCGGTGGGAAGACCCAGGCTCCCAGGGAGAGCATGCGGGTCAACCCCTGGTCAGGCTACTGGACTCTGGGGTCAATTTCTGCAGCCTGCAGAGGAAGACCACGGATGTGGCCATGCTGGTGACCATGTTTGTGTGGTTCTCCCTGGTGATTGTGTATGTGGTGTACTATGTGAGGCAGAATCAAGCTGAGGCTCGCAGACATTTGGAATACCTGAAGAGCTTACCCAGTCCACGTAAGAGCCCCACAGAGACGGACACCCTGAGCACTGGTTTCTGA